From one Asterias amurensis chromosome 14, ASM3211899v1 genomic stretch:
- the LOC139946796 gene encoding E3 ubiquitin-protein ligase TRIM56-like: MASGVTTASVLDKISQGHLECTICFNRFQTPKVLACSHCFCYACLKEIVSSKSGSSRVLACPVCRKETQLSEKGVLALPDNATMASIIDEINEQEMLMKGQKIKVICQACSEGQDAVSRCLDCEDYLCTGCQQAHLRLSKLKSHKITPLYGDQASLASSAPKHTPKCGKHREQDLSLYCEKCQVLICAECIVDEHKQPQHMYYTTEEAGGLFKQAVFKLLATAEAKKTELKGIRDMTVHSNTRLEFAIANTKYKISQTANTSIAYIRQQEQKLHDQVTKTGQERLMTVKISLTNQNEKLATVDQCLETIKTITSHSNVNDLLKKKTKILSDLEEITKVVIDVNEKQRLEKLAIIDFNAGVNLVQPLGTIQQ, from the coding sequence ATGGCAAGTGGGGTTACGACTGCGTCTGTTCTGGACAAAATCAGCCAGGGACACCTAGAGTGCACAATCTGCTTCAATCGATTCCAAACACCTAAGGTTCTTGCTTGTTCTCATTGCTTCTGCTACGCGTGCCTCAAGGAGATCGTGTCAAGCAAATCTGGGAGTTCTAGGGTTCTGGCCTGCCCAGTGTGTCGAAAGGAGACACAGCTGAGTGAGAAGGGGGTTCTTGCATTGCCTGATAATGCCACCATGGCATCCATCATTGATGAGATCAACGAGCAGGAGATGCTAATGAAGGGTCAAAAGATAAAGGTCATATGTCAGGCGTGTAGTGAAGGACAAGACGCCGTGTCACGCTGCTTAGACTGTGAAGATTATCTCTGCACAGGCTGTCAACAGGCACATCTGCGTCTGTCCAAGCTAAAGTCACACAAGATCACCCCTTTGTATGGAGACCAGGCTAGCCTGGCTTCATCAGCCCCGAAGCACACCCCAAAGTGTGGAAAACATCGTGAGCAGGACCTGAGCCTCTACTGTGAGAAGTGTCAGGTGCTGATCTGTGCCGAGTGCATCGTTGATGAACACAAACAGCCTCAGCATATGTATTACACCACAGAGGAAGCAGGTGGCCTCTTTAAGCAAGCCGTGTTTAAACTCCTAGCAACAGCTGAAGCTAAGAAAACCGAGCTGAAAGGCATCCGGGATATGACCGTGCACTCTAACACTAGACTAGAGTTTGCCATCGCCAACACCAAGTACAAGATTTCACAAACGGCAAACACCAGCATTGCATACATCCGCCAGCAGGAGCAGAAGCTTCATGACCAAGTCACAAAGACCGGACAGGAAAGACTCATGACAGTCAAGATCTCTCTGACTAACCAGAATGAAAAGCTAGCAACAGTGGACCAGTGCCTTGAGACAATCAAGACCATCACTTCTCACTCCAATGTCAACGATTTGCTCAAGAAGAAGACAAAGATACTCAGCGATCTCGAGGAAATCACTAAAGTCGT